In one window of Chryseobacterium sp. JV274 DNA:
- a CDS encoding O-acetyl-ADP-ribose deacetylase produces the protein MKIELIKGDLTKIQVGAIVNAANSSLLGGGGVDGAIHRAGGPQILEECRAIRNRQGKCNTGEAVVTNAGNLPANYVIHTVGPVWNGNEEKESKLLANCYHNSLKLAESLGVKTIAFPNISTGVYRFPKELAGKIAIDEVRKFKSDVIEKVIFVCFDDENEMIYKKLLE, from the coding sequence ATGAAAATTGAATTAATAAAAGGAGACCTCACAAAGATCCAAGTTGGTGCGATTGTCAATGCTGCCAATTCATCCTTACTTGGTGGAGGCGGAGTGGATGGAGCTATTCATCGAGCAGGAGGGCCACAGATCTTGGAAGAATGCAGAGCGATCAGAAACAGACAAGGTAAATGTAATACTGGTGAAGCTGTAGTAACAAATGCGGGAAATCTCCCTGCAAACTATGTTATTCATACGGTAGGTCCGGTTTGGAATGGTAATGAAGAAAAAGAATCAAAGCTTCTGGCAAACTGTTATCATAATTCCTTGAAATTAGCAGAAAGCCTTGGTGTAAAAACAATTGCTTTTCCAAACATCAGTACAGGAGTATACAGATTCCCAAAAGAACTGGCAGGAAAAATTGCAATAGATGAGGTCAGAAAATTTAAGTCAGATGTCATTGAGAAAGTTATTTTTGTTTGTTTTGATGATGAAAATGAAATGATTTACAAAAAACTATTAGAGTAA
- a CDS encoding SIR2 family NAD-dependent protein deacylase, translated as MKKLTILSGAGISAESGIKTFRDGDGLWENHNVTDVASPEGWRKDRALVLEFYNQRRRQLHEVQPNEAHQLLAELEKHFDVQIITQNIDDLHERAGSTNIFHIHGELFKSCSCNNKSLIYDQKEDIKIGDKAEDGAQLRPFIVWFGEDVPLYQTAREIVKESDILLVIGTSLQVYPAAGLIHDIKDDCLLIVINPNETGFGYGQRAVVMKETATQGMKLLFDKLVNLA; from the coding sequence ATGAAAAAACTAACCATATTAAGCGGCGCAGGAATCAGTGCCGAAAGCGGAATAAAAACCTTCAGAGACGGAGACGGTCTTTGGGAAAATCATAATGTAACAGATGTGGCAAGTCCGGAAGGATGGAGAAAAGACAGGGCTTTAGTGCTGGAGTTTTATAACCAAAGAAGACGTCAGCTGCATGAAGTACAGCCGAACGAAGCGCATCAATTATTAGCAGAACTGGAAAAACATTTCGATGTTCAGATCATTACCCAGAATATTGATGACCTTCACGAAAGAGCAGGATCTACCAATATCTTTCATATTCACGGAGAATTGTTCAAATCATGCTCATGCAACAATAAAAGTCTGATTTATGACCAAAAAGAGGATATCAAAATCGGTGATAAAGCAGAAGATGGAGCTCAATTAAGACCTTTTATCGTTTGGTTCGGAGAAGATGTCCCTTTGTATCAGACCGCAAGAGAAATTGTAAAAGAATCAGATATTTTACTGGTAATTGGAACGTCTTTACAGGTGTATCCGGCTGCCGGACTGATTCATGATATCAAAGATGATTGTCTTTTAATCGTAATCAACCCTAATGAAACAGGATTTGGATACGGACAGAGAGCAGTTGTAATGAAAGAAACAGCAACCCAGGGAATGAAACTATTATTTGATAAACTGGTAAACCTTGCCTGA
- a CDS encoding ADP-ribosylation/crystallin J1: MKTTTLYRPIGEKEMILIIESGFKKFPPRLDWQPIFYPVLNEEYASEIAEKWNTRDEAGNYLGFVTRFEVLEEVADQYPAQNVGAMNHNELWVPSEELNSFNEAIIGDIKVTKVFIGDDFKNAGNTELEELMLNIKKTNDDK; encoded by the coding sequence ATGAAAACAACAACATTATACAGACCAATAGGAGAAAAAGAAATGATATTGATTATAGAAAGTGGGTTTAAAAAATTTCCTCCCAGACTGGATTGGCAGCCCATTTTTTATCCTGTTCTTAATGAAGAATATGCTTCTGAGATTGCTGAAAAATGGAACACCAGAGACGAAGCGGGAAACTATCTGGGCTTTGTAACCCGGTTTGAAGTGTTGGAAGAAGTGGCAGATCAATATCCCGCACAGAATGTAGGAGCCATGAACCACAATGAATTATGGGTTCCTTCGGAAGAGCTGAACAGCTTTAATGAAGCAATTATAGGAGATATCAAAGTCACCAAAGTATTTATAGGAGATGATTTTAAGAATGCCGGAAATACTGAACTGGAAGAACTGATGCTTAACATAAAAAAAACTAACGATGACAAATAA
- a CDS encoding RNA 2'-phosphotransferase: MNEIEKKKISKFLSLILRHQPESIALKLDENGWADIDELRAKSAKKRMFFTPEELDEVVETNNKKRFAFNEDKTKIRANQGHSIDIDLALEAKQPPEFLYHGTAEANITSILEKGIEKRTRQHVHLSADKETAAKVGMRHGKPVILTIRTGTMHQEGLSFYQSANGVWLTDFVDAKYISK, from the coding sequence ATGAACGAAATAGAAAAGAAAAAAATAAGTAAATTTTTAAGCCTGATTCTACGTCATCAGCCAGAAAGTATAGCACTTAAGCTGGATGAAAACGGGTGGGCAGATATAGATGAGCTGAGAGCAAAATCTGCTAAAAAGAGAATGTTTTTTACTCCCGAAGAATTGGATGAGGTTGTAGAAACCAATAACAAAAAACGTTTTGCTTTTAACGAAGATAAAACCAAGATCAGAGCAAATCAGGGTCATTCTATTGATATAGATCTGGCTTTGGAAGCCAAACAGCCTCCTGAATTTCTTTATCACGGAACTGCAGAAGCCAATATCACTTCCATTTTAGAAAAAGGAATTGAAAAAAGAACCCGCCAGCATGTACACTTAAGTGCTGATAAAGAGACTGCTGCAAAGGTTGGAATGAGACACGGTAAACCCGTAATTCTTACCATCAGAACAGGAACCATGCATCAGGAAGGATTATCTTTCTACCAGTCTGCAAATGGAGTTTGGCTGACAGATTTTGTAGATGCAAAATATATTTCGAAGTAA
- a CDS encoding cupin-like domain-containing protein: MGIILKPIDIVDDISKEEFYEKYLKPRRPVVIKNMAKKWPAYQKWTMEYMKEVVGDVEVPLYDSSKADPSAPINSSAAKMKFGDYIDLIQREPTDLRIFLFDPIKYAPNLLEDYISPKELMGGFLDKYPNMFFGGKGSETFLHFDIDMAHIFHTHFNGRKHILLFDYKWRERLYQIPYATYALEDYDIENPDLTKFPALDGVEGIECFLEHGDTLFMPTGWWHWMKYLDGSFSISLRAWDKSWAVKAHSLWNLTVQRKFDDVMKSQFKSKYMDWKEKLAIERAEIALKRGLPR; this comes from the coding sequence ATGGGAATTATTTTAAAGCCTATAGATATTGTAGATGACATTTCCAAAGAGGAATTCTACGAAAAATATCTGAAGCCCAGAAGGCCCGTTGTCATCAAAAATATGGCAAAAAAGTGGCCAGCTTACCAAAAATGGACGATGGAATACATGAAGGAGGTTGTAGGAGATGTAGAGGTTCCTTTATACGACAGCTCAAAGGCAGATCCTTCTGCTCCCATCAATTCTTCTGCCGCAAAAATGAAATTTGGAGATTATATAGATCTCATTCAGCGAGAGCCTACCGATCTGAGAATATTCCTTTTTGACCCCATAAAATACGCACCGAATCTTTTGGAAGATTATATTTCGCCCAAAGAACTCATGGGAGGGTTTCTTGATAAATATCCCAATATGTTCTTCGGTGGAAAAGGATCTGAAACATTCCTTCATTTTGATATTGATATGGCACATATTTTCCATACTCACTTCAACGGAAGAAAACATATTCTTCTTTTCGATTATAAATGGAGAGAAAGACTCTATCAGATACCGTATGCAACCTATGCATTAGAAGACTATGATATTGAAAATCCAGACCTCACAAAGTTTCCGGCACTGGATGGCGTAGAAGGAATTGAATGTTTCCTGGAACACGGAGATACTTTATTCATGCCTACAGGATGGTGGCATTGGATGAAATACCTTGATGGAAGTTTCTCTATTTCTTTAAGAGCATGGGACAAATCATGGGCAGTAAAAGCTCATTCTTTATGGAATCTTACCGTACAACGTAAATTTGACGATGTTATGAAGTCTCAGTTTAAAAGTAAATACATGGACTGGAAAGAAAAGCTTGCTATTGAAAGGGCAGAAATCGCTTTAAAAAGAGGCTTACCAAGATAA
- a CDS encoding metallophosphoesterase family protein → MKRTLVIGDIHGGFKALQQVLERAKVTMDDQLIFLGDYVDGWSESSEIIKFLMELSKKQECIFIKGNHDAWCEDWLALGQSPDVWLFNGGKSTVESYADYLPEDLDIHLEFFQRMKSYHIDNQSRLFIHAGYASMHGPEKEVYSSNYRWDRTLWETAVAMDKKLEKNSELYPKRLLLYKEIFIGHTPTLDIGITTPANKANIWNMDTGAAYTGALSIMDIDSKEFWQSDPLPSLYPNEKGRN, encoded by the coding sequence ATGAAAAGAACATTAGTAATAGGAGACATTCACGGAGGATTTAAAGCATTACAACAGGTTCTTGAGAGAGCTAAAGTCACAATGGATGATCAGCTGATCTTCCTCGGTGATTATGTGGACGGATGGAGCGAATCTTCTGAAATTATTAAATTTTTAATGGAACTTTCCAAAAAGCAGGAATGTATATTCATCAAAGGAAATCATGATGCCTGGTGTGAAGATTGGTTAGCTTTGGGACAAAGCCCCGATGTATGGCTTTTCAATGGCGGAAAAAGTACAGTGGAAAGCTACGCAGATTATCTCCCGGAAGATCTGGATATTCATCTGGAATTCTTTCAAAGAATGAAAAGCTATCATATTGACAATCAGAGCCGCTTGTTTATTCATGCGGGATATGCTTCGATGCACGGCCCTGAAAAAGAAGTTTATTCCAGCAATTACCGATGGGACAGAACCCTTTGGGAAACAGCCGTAGCAATGGATAAAAAACTGGAAAAGAATTCAGAGCTGTATCCCAAAAGACTGCTTTTATACAAAGAAATATTTATCGGGCATACACCCACTCTTGATATTGGGATTACAACGCCGGCCAACAAAGCTAATATTTGGAATATGGACACCGGAGCAGCCTATACCGGAGCTTTATCAATTATGGATATTGATTCTAAAGAATTCTGGCAAAGCGATCCGCTTCCCTCTTTATACCCAAATGAAAAAGGAAGAAATTAA
- a CDS encoding TIGR02452 family protein, giving the protein MTNKGMAKDTLDILAKKYYINEHSEKINIEHELEISKKETTLFTPEQLSEMIESPMPETGFETQFETRNCSSLKAILQLAEEENQEKMMCLNFASAKNPGGGFINGAEAQEESLARTSGLYESLLQAWDYYMIHRAMESCFYTDTMIYSPKVPVFRKDKGELLPKPVLCNFITSPAVNAGVVKRQEPERKNEILPAMDVRMDKMLSLALHEGNEVLILGAWGCGVFRNDPKEIAGLFKTHLQGKYKNKFKRVVFAVLTKKEEMLKPFEEI; this is encoded by the coding sequence ATGACAAATAAAGGAATGGCAAAAGATACCCTGGATATCCTTGCTAAAAAATATTATATCAACGAACATAGCGAAAAAATAAATATAGAACACGAGCTGGAAATCAGTAAAAAAGAAACCACTCTTTTCACCCCGGAACAGCTTTCAGAAATGATAGAATCCCCAATGCCGGAAACCGGTTTTGAAACGCAGTTTGAAACAAGAAACTGCAGTTCTTTAAAAGCAATTTTACAATTAGCTGAAGAAGAAAATCAGGAAAAAATGATGTGTCTGAACTTTGCTTCAGCAAAAAATCCCGGAGGAGGATTTATCAACGGAGCTGAAGCACAGGAAGAAAGTCTCGCAAGAACTTCCGGATTGTATGAAAGTCTGCTTCAGGCCTGGGACTATTATATGATTCACCGAGCGATGGAATCCTGTTTTTATACTGATACAATGATTTACAGCCCGAAAGTTCCGGTTTTCAGAAAAGATAAAGGAGAATTGCTTCCCAAACCTGTTCTGTGTAATTTCATCACCTCTCCGGCAGTCAATGCAGGGGTGGTAAAACGTCAGGAACCGGAAAGAAAAAATGAAATTCTCCCTGCCATGGATGTCAGAATGGATAAAATGCTTTCGCTGGCTTTACATGAAGGAAATGAAGTTTTAATTTTAGGGGCATGGGGCTGCGGAGTGTTCAGAAACGACCCGAAGGAAATTGCAGGATTATTTAAAACACATCTTCAGGGTAAATATAAAAATAAATTTAAGAGAGTCGTTTTTGCGGTGCTTACAAAGAAAGAAGAAATGCTGAAACCATTTGAAGAAATATAA
- a CDS encoding Plug and carboxypeptidase regulatory-like domain-containing protein — protein MKKNISLFLMLFFTVLTFAQKTVTGKITDDDGVAIPSASVTIEEPGKDAILAYGITNSKGEYKVTFTSAEPNVDLKVKAFNQKPLTKQISNSDQTLSFKMQSEATEIKEVQLKTKMITARGDTISYDLKAFNSKNDRTLADVMKKIPGIEVNNDGTILYQGNAINKFYVNGKDLMEGGYGTINNSLPKDAVQKVEVLENHQPVKILQDKVPSDQAAINIKLKNSVTMTGRGEVGTGFGDPWLWNVKLTPMFFGQKSQWVVNYKTNNMGEQVENEGNILAFGNRFEGKRINASQNDWLNVENADTPNLPVKRYLMNNVHYLSANYLTNIDKKKEWELKANANYTNNAVERESYSQKDYFGGTSNSIKILNNFYTDKAKGELIFTKNAKKGFFKNTTSFSQYWNADRGIVDRTDLKSGILRNANEGVESPTTSFQNSLSTIIPWKEKMVNLLSYVSYQTDRQTLQVSPSSYLDIPGFEPVANTEFATQSLRLKTFEANHSANIGFSAKGWTFTPEVGFNFKSTGMVSDLSNVKAIPSANPDKDPKPEAYSNDLNYTIATPYGSLGINYKNESWMIYANLPVNSNNIKAEDPLRLVSKSVNKVTFEPNIFAQYSFASFWKASVNANINNNFGEINTAYSGFLMTSPEGIRAMDVKNPIPQNNNKSAGTRIEYRNPLNNLFFNVNYRYSDAKRNLISNPEINGAGYTIMKYKEQDNHVLSNGYSVEVGKYFPKFKTNASLSYSNNTTESDAFLNDKSYTNKNNGQSFGIKFNNTYFSWMSVDYNASLTRTKQTSVGELNSNATRTGFTHNLGVFFYPMESHTVGFNWDQVNTNAAGQKYHNGFYDVSYQFTWTKKKIDFELKWMNIANKKVFETYDINTTNITYTRYQLRPSQVMFTVKFNFK, from the coding sequence ATGAAAAAAAATATTTCTTTATTTCTGATGCTTTTCTTTACGGTGCTCACTTTTGCACAGAAGACAGTTACAGGAAAGATTACTGATGATGACGGGGTAGCAATACCAAGTGCCAGTGTGACTATAGAAGAACCAGGTAAAGATGCAATTCTGGCTTACGGAATTACCAACTCTAAAGGAGAATATAAAGTAACTTTCACATCCGCAGAACCCAATGTGGATCTTAAAGTGAAAGCGTTCAATCAGAAACCCCTTACTAAGCAAATCAGCAACAGCGATCAGACTCTGAGCTTTAAAATGCAGTCTGAAGCTACGGAAATAAAGGAAGTACAGCTGAAAACAAAAATGATTACCGCAAGAGGAGATACCATTTCTTACGATCTTAAAGCTTTCAACAGCAAGAATGACAGAACCCTGGCAGATGTAATGAAAAAAATCCCGGGAATTGAAGTCAATAATGACGGAACAATTCTTTATCAGGGAAATGCCATTAATAAATTCTATGTCAATGGAAAAGATCTTATGGAAGGTGGTTATGGTACCATCAACAATTCACTTCCGAAAGATGCAGTACAGAAAGTGGAAGTTCTGGAGAACCACCAGCCGGTAAAAATACTTCAGGACAAAGTGCCTTCAGATCAGGCAGCCATCAATATCAAACTGAAAAACTCCGTAACCATGACTGGTAGAGGGGAAGTAGGAACAGGATTCGGAGATCCATGGCTTTGGAATGTAAAACTGACCCCTATGTTCTTTGGACAGAAAAGCCAATGGGTAGTCAATTATAAAACCAATAATATGGGTGAGCAGGTGGAAAACGAAGGGAATATTCTGGCGTTTGGAAATAGATTTGAAGGAAAAAGAATCAATGCTTCACAAAATGACTGGTTGAACGTAGAAAATGCAGATACCCCTAATCTTCCAGTGAAAAGATATCTGATGAATAATGTTCATTATTTATCAGCCAATTATCTTACCAATATTGATAAGAAAAAGGAGTGGGAACTTAAAGCCAACGCAAACTATACCAACAATGCTGTAGAAAGAGAATCCTATAGTCAAAAGGATTATTTTGGAGGAACTTCCAATAGTATAAAAATCCTGAATAATTTTTATACAGATAAAGCAAAAGGAGAATTAATATTTACAAAGAATGCAAAAAAAGGATTTTTTAAAAATACCACAAGTTTCTCTCAATATTGGAATGCAGACAGGGGAATTGTTGACAGAACAGATCTGAAAAGTGGAATACTGAGAAATGCTAATGAGGGTGTTGAATCTCCTACAACATCATTCCAGAACTCACTAAGTACAATTATTCCTTGGAAAGAAAAAATGGTAAATCTTTTATCCTATGTAAGCTACCAAACGGACAGACAGACTTTGCAAGTTTCTCCATCATCTTATCTGGATATCCCTGGATTTGAACCGGTAGCTAATACAGAATTTGCAACACAGAGTTTAAGACTTAAGACTTTTGAAGCTAATCACTCTGCCAATATTGGTTTTTCTGCTAAAGGATGGACATTTACTCCTGAAGTTGGATTTAATTTTAAAAGCACAGGTATGGTGTCAGATTTGTCAAACGTGAAAGCAATTCCATCTGCCAATCCTGATAAAGATCCCAAACCAGAGGCATATAGCAATGATTTAAATTACACCATAGCTACACCATACGGAAGTTTAGGGATAAATTATAAAAATGAATCATGGATGATCTATGCCAATCTTCCGGTAAACTCAAACAATATTAAAGCGGAAGATCCATTAAGACTCGTTTCAAAATCGGTAAATAAAGTAACGTTTGAACCTAATATTTTTGCACAATATTCTTTTGCTTCATTCTGGAAAGCATCCGTAAATGCTAATATTAATAATAATTTTGGAGAAATAAATACAGCATATTCAGGATTCTTAATGACATCACCAGAGGGAATTAGAGCAATGGATGTTAAAAACCCAATTCCTCAGAATAACAATAAATCTGCAGGAACAAGAATAGAATATAGAAACCCATTGAATAATCTGTTCTTCAATGTTAATTACAGATATTCTGATGCAAAGAGAAACTTAATTTCAAATCCGGAGATCAATGGAGCCGGATATACCATAATGAAATATAAAGAGCAGGATAATCATGTATTGAGTAATGGATATAGTGTAGAAGTTGGAAAATATTTTCCAAAATTTAAAACAAACGCATCTCTTAGTTATAGCAACAATACGACAGAATCTGATGCATTTTTGAATGATAAATCCTATACTAATAAAAATAATGGCCAGTCATTTGGTATTAAATTCAATAATACCTATTTCAGTTGGATGAGCGTTGATTATAATGCAAGTCTTACCAGAACAAAACAAACAAGTGTTGGAGAATTAAACTCAAATGCTACCAGAACAGGATTTACCCATAACCTAGGGGTTTTCTTCTATCCTATGGAAAGTCATACTGTGGGATTCAATTGGGATCAGGTAAATACAAATGCGGCAGGTCAAAAATATCATAATGGATTCTACGATGTATCATATCAGTTCACTTGGACTAAAAAGAAAATTGATTTTGAATTGAAATGGATGAATATCGCGAATAAAAAAGTTTTCGAAACCTATGATATTAATACCACAAATATTACATATACAAGATATCAACTCCGCCCTAGTCAAGTCATGTTTACTGTAAAATTCAACTTTAAATAA
- a CDS encoding T9SS-dependent choice-of-anchor J family protein: MKQIYQFVTLLCFVPIGLLAQYSQSFDSATMPADWTVINGGDPGTWETWDSYDSSFNAPHSGTHFLGLEYGSTAHDDYVISPAIVVTAGVSDKLTFWARNRGAGLAETVDIKISTTTPTIAGLTNTLAAAVKPPTSWNQYTYDLTPYVGQTIYIAFYSTTEDIWFIGIDDFQVSANSLSVSDVKADNSRASVYPNPVKDMLYIKNKTKMSEINIYDFSGKLVKKEMMNSENGTVNVSELAAGNYIVKVKDKETEKGYKIIKK; encoded by the coding sequence ATGAAACAAATTTATCAATTCGTAACATTGCTGTGCTTTGTACCAATAGGTCTGCTGGCACAATATTCTCAAAGTTTTGATTCGGCAACAATGCCTGCCGATTGGACCGTCATTAATGGAGGCGATCCGGGAACCTGGGAAACCTGGGATTCTTATGATTCCTCATTCAATGCTCCTCATTCCGGAACTCATTTTCTGGGATTGGAATATGGCAGTACTGCCCATGATGATTATGTCATTAGTCCTGCTATAGTAGTGACTGCCGGAGTATCAGATAAGCTTACTTTCTGGGCAAGAAACAGAGGGGCTGGTCTTGCTGAGACGGTAGATATAAAAATATCAACAACAACACCCACCATCGCTGGGCTTACCAATACGCTCGCTGCTGCAGTAAAGCCTCCTACTTCATGGAATCAATATACTTATGATCTGACCCCTTATGTTGGACAAACAATCTATATTGCTTTCTATTCCACTACAGAAGATATCTGGTTTATCGGGATAGATGATTTCCAGGTTTCTGCAAACAGTCTGTCGGTTTCTGATGTGAAAGCAGATAACAGCCGCGCATCTGTCTATCCGAATCCGGTAAAAGATATGTTATATATCAAAAATAAAACGAAGATGTCTGAAATCAATATCTATGATTTTAGTGGTAAGCTGGTGAAAAAAGAAATGATGAACTCAGAAAACGGAACTGTAAATGTAAGCGAATTGGCTGCAGGAAATTATATAGTAAAGGTTAAAGATAAAGAGACTGAGAAAGGCTATAAAATTATTAAAAAATAA
- a CDS encoding ADP-ribosylglycohydrolase family protein, which translates to MENKVKAGIMGVCIGDALGVPVEFKKREDLKRFPVTKMLEYMSWNQPKGTWSDDSSLTLCLADELTKGYDLEKIGQSFVKWNKYGHWTAHGRLFDIGGTTRHALARLIKGESARFSGNIFEEDNGNGSLMRILPLAFYLENENDIQKLYLTVKEVSAITHGHFRSVFACFIYVIFTIQLLKGKSKREAYAYTQKIALDYSEEQGFNPNEIELFRRILKNDVSQYPEDEIKSGGYVLYSLEASLWCFLNSESYAEAVLKAVNLGEDTDTTGAITGGIAGIYYGYGSIPEEWIAELVRKEDIEALCEKLNQKLMN; encoded by the coding sequence ATGGAAAATAAAGTAAAAGCAGGAATCATGGGCGTTTGTATTGGAGATGCTCTTGGTGTTCCTGTAGAATTTAAAAAAAGAGAAGATTTAAAACGTTTTCCAGTAACAAAAATGCTGGAATACATGTCCTGGAATCAACCCAAAGGAACCTGGAGTGATGACAGCTCTCTTACACTTTGTCTTGCTGATGAACTTACCAAGGGATATGATCTGGAAAAGATCGGGCAAAGCTTTGTAAAATGGAACAAATATGGTCACTGGACTGCCCACGGAAGACTTTTCGATATAGGAGGAACAACAAGACATGCCTTGGCGAGATTAATTAAAGGTGAAAGTGCCAGATTTTCAGGAAATATTTTTGAAGAAGACAATGGGAATGGTTCTTTAATGAGAATTCTTCCCCTTGCTTTTTATCTTGAAAATGAAAATGATATTCAGAAACTCTATCTGACGGTAAAAGAAGTCTCAGCAATAACTCACGGGCATTTCCGTTCTGTTTTTGCCTGTTTCATCTATGTTATTTTTACTATTCAATTGTTGAAAGGGAAGAGCAAAAGAGAAGCATATGCTTATACACAAAAAATTGCATTAGATTATTCTGAAGAACAGGGATTTAATCCAAATGAGATTGAGCTTTTCAGAAGAATTCTAAAAAATGATGTTTCCCAATATCCTGAAGATGAAATCAAGAGTGGCGGATATGTCCTCTACAGCCTTGAAGCTTCATTATGGTGTTTTTTAAACTCAGAAAGCTATGCAGAAGCAGTTTTGAAAGCAGTCAACCTGGGCGAAGACACAGATACAACAGGAGCTATCACTGGAGGAATTGCCGGAATTTATTATGGATATGGAAGTATTCCGGAAGAATGGATTGCAGAGCTGGTGAGAAAGGAAGATATTGAAGCATTATGTGAGAAGTTAAACCAAAAATTAATGAATTAA
- a CDS encoding DinB family protein produces MDTLSQLKSELEGEFQTTKKFIELFPEGKNDFAPHEKSMKMMPLATHLVEVFEWPNTILKTSELDFGKGDYKPTILSTKDDLMKKLEEDYQAGKAALENSTEDDLTPSWTIKNDGHELASWSKYGAIRHALNQITHHRAQLGVYYRLNNIPLPGSYGPSADQQSF; encoded by the coding sequence ATGGACACGTTATCTCAATTAAAATCCGAACTGGAAGGAGAATTCCAAACCACAAAAAAGTTTATTGAATTGTTTCCCGAAGGAAAAAATGACTTCGCTCCCCATGAAAAAAGCATGAAAATGATGCCTCTTGCCACCCATCTCGTAGAAGTTTTTGAATGGCCGAACACTATTTTGAAAACTTCTGAACTGGATTTTGGTAAAGGCGATTACAAACCGACAATTCTTTCTACAAAAGATGATCTTATGAAAAAACTGGAAGAAGATTATCAGGCAGGTAAAGCGGCATTGGAAAATAGTACGGAGGACGATCTGACCCCCAGCTGGACGATTAAAAATGACGGCCATGAACTGGCAAGCTGGAGTAAATACGGAGCGATACGGCATGCATTAAATCAGATTACGCATCACAGAGCACAATTGGGAGTATATTACAGACTGAACAACATTCCTTTGCCAGGAAGCTATGGGCCTTCAGCAGACCAGCAAAGTTTTTAA
- a CDS encoding GLPGLI family protein, producing the protein MKKLFSIFLIALFAFAGAQESKETANRFFYELTFKPKKDSAKLDKIITILDITPKKSIYQDYTMPAQDSIIKIQIEEMEKTKSFKDMTKLIKWPKFSYKIIKSYPDMKVQYVDRISRNLFSYDDEPKLQWSILPDKEKVGAYNAQKATTEFGGRKWTAWFSSDIPFQDGPYKFKGLPGLIVKIEDADKNYSWQLSGNKKIENYDELSYADKINAKMGMMSNTITPTSKDKFLKSYEGYKADPFAESRPYMTAENMSRPMPGTDGTVGDFMKRLEKQVKDFFGSNDNPIEKEQASDKKKK; encoded by the coding sequence ATGAAAAAGTTATTCTCTATATTTCTTATTGCTCTTTTTGCATTTGCAGGAGCTCAGGAATCAAAGGAAACTGCAAACCGTTTCTTTTATGAACTGACTTTTAAACCGAAGAAAGATTCGGCAAAACTTGATAAGATCATTACCATCCTTGATATTACTCCAAAGAAATCAATCTATCAGGATTATACAATGCCTGCTCAGGATTCTATCATTAAAATTCAGATAGAAGAAATGGAGAAAACCAAGTCTTTCAAGGATATGACCAAACTGATAAAATGGCCTAAATTCTCCTATAAAATTATCAAAAGCTATCCGGACATGAAGGTTCAGTATGTAGACAGAATCAGCAGAAACCTATTTTCATACGATGACGAGCCGAAACTGCAGTGGAGTATTTTACCTGATAAAGAAAAGGTGGGTGCATACAATGCTCAGAAAGCAACTACAGAATTCGGAGGAAGAAAATGGACGGCATGGTTCAGTTCAGATATCCCTTTTCAGGATGGACCTTATAAATTTAAAGGACTTCCAGGTCTGATTGTAAAAATTGAAGACGCTGATAAAAACTATTCCTGGCAGTTGAGCGGAAATAAAAAGATCGAAAACTATGATGAATTGTCATATGCAGATAAGATCAATGCTAAGATGGGAATGATGAGCAATACAATAACACCTACATCCAAAGATAAATTCCTGAAATCCTACGAAGGATATAAAGCTGATCCGTTTGCAGAATCAAGACCTTATATGACGGCAGAGAATATGAGCAGACCTATGCCGGGAACAGATGGAACAGTAGGAGATTTCATGAAGAGATTGGAAAAACAGGTAAAGGATTTCTTCGGATCCAATGATAACCCAATAGAAAAAGAACAAGCTTCTGACAAGAAGAAAAAATAA